The Flavobacterium johnsoniae genomic sequence TTAACTGTCGGAAAAAGCAAAATGCCAGATTCAGAAGTAGCAGGGCAGGCGAGTGTACTTATTTTCCCAGATTTAAATACAGGAAATAATACTTACAAGGCTGTACAAAGAGAAACTGGAGCTTTAGCAATTGGACCAATGTTACAAGGATTAAATAAGCCCGTAAATGATTTAAGCCGTGGTTGCACGGTTGATGACATTATCAATACGGTTGTTATTACGGCAATTCAGGCGCAAGGAATGTAATTAATTGTAAATTGTTAATTGTCAATTATAAATTCCTTATATCAAATATAAAAACAAAATTAAGTCTTAAGAAAAAAAACTCAGAACCTTAGAATCTTAGCATCTTAGCACCTTTAAAAAAAATGAAAATACTTATTATAAACTCAGGAAGTTCTTCAATTAAATATCAATTAATGGTTATGCCTGAAAACGAAGTGATTTGTTCTGGAATGATTGACAGAATTGGTTTAGAAACATCAAATGTTACTTTTAAAACTGCCACAGCTTCGCGCGAAGAAACACTTCCAATCCCGAATCATAAAGTTGGATTACAAAAAGTAGCCAACATGCTTTTAGATCCTGAAAAAGGAGTAATTAAATCCACTTCAGAAATTACAGCTGTTGGACATCGTGTAGTACATGGCGGAAGCGATTTTAGTGATACAGTAAAAATTGACGATAAAGTTAAAGCAAAAATTAAACAGCTTTTTGAATTAGCGCCCCTTCATAATCCTGCAAATTTAGAAGGAATTAACGTGGCAGAAGAAATTTTTAGTTCAGCGGAACAAATTGCAGTTTTTGATACCGCTTTTCATCAAACCATGCCAGAAGTCGCTTATAAATATGCGATTCCAAATTATCTTTTGACAGAAAATAAAGTCCGTGTTTACGGTTTTCATGGAACAAGCCATAAATATGTTTCTGAAAAAGCAATTGGTTATTTGGAAAAGAATTCCAGAATAATTACCATTCATTTAGGAAATGGCTGTAGTATGGCGGCTATCAAAAACGGAAAATGTATTGATACTTCAATGGGATTTTCGCCTTCAAATGGTTTAATTATGGGAACGCGTGCTGGAGATATTGACCAATCTGTTGTTTTTTATATGATTAAAAATTTAGGCTATACGCCAGATGAAGTAAATGCTGTTTTGCTGAAACAAAGTGGTATGTTAGGATTAACGGGTTACAGCGATTTGCGTGATATTGAAGCAGAAGCAGAAAAAGGAAACAAAGATTGTCAGCTTGCATTGTATATGAATGCTTATAGAATTAGAAAAACTATAGGAGCTTATGCCGCAGCTCTTAACGGTCTGGATGCTATTGTTTTTACAGCTGGAATTGGTGAAAATTCATCTTACATGCGTAATTTAATCTGTACAGATATGGATTATTTCGGAATCGAAATTGACAAAGAGAAAAATCAAATTCGATCTAAAGAATTAAGAGAAATTAATTCAATAAATGCAATTGTAAAAGTTTTAGTAGTCCCAACAGACGAAGAATATGAAATTGCAAATCAGGTTTATCAATTGCTTGAAAATTAATAAAATTTCGGCAGAATGAAAATGTAACTATTTTATTTTTAGATTATAATAAGAAAAGCTTCCATTACGGAAGCTTTTTTACTTATCGAAAATTAAATTTTTGTAAGTATCTTTGAATATAAATACCACATATCTTGAAATCGATACTTTTAAAATCAGTTTTCTTCTTTTTCATTGCTTTACAGCTTCAAGCACAAGAATTACTTCCATTTGTCGAAAATTACAGCAAATCAGATTATCAGGGTGATAATCAAATCTGGAATGTCGTGCAAGGAAAAGACGATGCCATGTACTTTGCAAACAACCATTATCTACTTCGCTACGATGGTGTAAAATGGGAAAAATATACACTTCCAAACAAAACTATAATTCGTTCAATTTTAATTGAAGGCGATAAAATCTATTCTGGTTCTTATAAAGAATTTGGTTATTGGTACAGAAAAGACGGAACAATGCATTATGTTTCGATAACCAAAAATCTGAGATTGTTTGATGAAAAAGACAATGAAGAAATCTGGAAAATTTTCAGGTTCAATGGTTCGCTATATTTTCAATCTTTCAATGATGTTTTTATTTATAACGGAAAATCAATTGAGAAAATTAAATTTCCATTCCTTATTTCATACTGTTTTGCTGTAGATCAAAACTTATATGTTGCTTCTGTTCAGGATGGAATTTTTAAAATGAAAGACAAATACATCGCTAATCCAAAAGGTTGGGATGTTTTAAAGAAAACTGTTGTTCATGCCATCGAAAAATACCAGAACAAAACCTACATCTTTACACAAAAAAAAGGAGTTTTTGTTGTGGACCAAAACGGTTTAAAAAGTTGGGACAATCCGATAAACGAAATGCTGAAATCTGCAACAATAAATGTTGCAAAATTTATTAAAGGAGAAAAACTGATTATCGGAACTGGAAATCGTGGTATTATCATTTTAGATTTAAAAACCAATTCGTATAAAAACATTGAACGTGACAATGTTTTAATGAATAACTCGGTTTTGAGTTTAGGATTTGATAAAGAGAATGATCTTTGGGTTGGTCTAGATAACGGTATTGCTCATGTTGAGGTCAATTCTCCAATTTCCTTTTTTTATGACAATTCGGGTATTTTAGGATCTGTTTATGCCGTTGCAACAATCAATAAAGGGTATTTGATTGCTTCAAATCACGGTATTTTTGAATATAGTGCAGGAAAATTCAACATGATGTCTAATACACAAGGGCAGGGCTGGAATATTTCGCTTATTGATGGTAAATATATTATAGGTCATAACGACGGTACATTTTCATATGAAAATAATACTTTAACCAAAATTAACGGAGTTAGTGGAGGTTGGAATATGTCAAAAAGCAGTATAAACAATACTTATTTTCAATCTACTTACAGCGGTATTTTAGTTTATGATAATCCTTCAAATTTATCTCAATATAAAGTGATTAAGGATCTTGCAAAACCTATTAAATATGTTGCCCAAAATAAAAAGAATGAAATTTGGGCTGCCGATAATTATCGCGGATTGTACCGTGTTTTATTAGATGACAATTACAATACTTTAAAAGTAGAAAATGTTACACAGCAAAGTAAAATAAAAAACGATTTTGGAATAAAGATTTTTGAGTTTAGAAAAGAAATTCTCTTTTTGATTAATAATGTCTGGTATACTTACAATTCGATTTCTAATAAATTAGAGGAAAATGATTTATTTAATGCGAGCTTTAAAAATGTAACAGATATTGTTTCTATAGACGAAGATCATTTTATGGTTTTGCAAAATGGAATTTTATATCACATTTATGCTGAAGGAAATAAGTTTATTTGGAATATCATTCAGGAAAAATATTATAAGGGAAAATTGATCAATGAAAATTTGAGAATTTTTAAAACCGCAAATGACTATTTGTTTAATCTCGATGACGGATTTATTTCTTTAAAACTTCAATATGAGAATAAGCAAAATTCGAAAGTAGAATTAGAAGCTTTTAGTAATGATGTTTTAATTCCGAATGAATCAAAAATAAAATTCAATACCGAATTAAAGATTAATGTTATTTCTGGAATTTATGGAGCAAGTAAGCCAAACTTGTTTTACAAGTTGGATAAGAGTAGAGAATTTGTGCCAATTTCTGATGGATTAATAATTCTGAATAATTTAAGTAGCGGTTATCATTCGGTTGAGATATTCAAACACGATGGCGCAACTTACGATAAAGTTTTGTCTTATAAGTTTAGAGTGGCAGAACCTTGGTATTTTTCTTTTTGGATGATTCTTCTTTATTTATTGATTATTGGTGCAGTTTTATTCTTTTATTATAAATGGAATAAACTTCGTTATATGCAAAAATTAAAATTGCAGGCAGAAGAATTAAAACATCAGAGAGAAATTCTAGAAATGGAATTGAAGAAAGAGAATGAACTTAATATTCAGGAATACGAAAAACATATCTTAGAATTAGAACTGCAAACAAAATCTTCTGAAGTTGCTGGTAAATCGCTGTCAATTGCCAAACAGACAGAAATGATTGATAAAATTCAAACAATTTTAGAAACGGAGAAAGATTTTAGTAAACTTAAAAACGAAATCAAAAAAGCTATCAAGATTAATGAAGTGAATAAACACGAGTGGGAAATATTTGAAACCAATTTAAATCAAATTCACAACGAGTTTATTATTAATCTTTCTAAAAAATATCCACACTTGACTCCAAAAGATATTAAACTGTGTGTTTATCTTAAAATGAACCTTTCTTCTAAGGAAATTGCACCTATGATGAACATCTCTTTTAGAGGTGTAGAATTGCATAGATATCGTTTAAGAAAGAAATTAAACCTCACACAAGACGAAAACCTGTCGAAATTTTTATTAACTCTGTAAGTTTTGATTTTGTTTTTTACATATTTTGTATTTTTTAATATCATTTTTTATATAATTACGATACATCATTGCTACATCATAATGATATGTTAAAGGAATTTTATTAACATTTAAAGTGTTGATTATGATTTGTTTAAGTGTAAAATTTAACATAATGATGTAGCTATGTTGTAGTGGTATTTGATGTACTACAACGTTGTAATTGTTTAATTTGGCTCTACTAACTTAAACGATTACGTACTGTATGAAAAATTTTATTTTTAGCTTTTTAGCACTCTTGTTGCTGCCTACATATATGATGGGGCAGGCACAAGCAATTAAAGGGAAAGTATTAGACAGTAGTGGAATGGGGGTTCCGGGTGCTATTATTAGCGCTTCAGAATCTCGAACTTCTGCTGATGCCGACTTCGATGGTAATTTTACCATTAATGCTAAAGTTGGAGAGACCTTAAAAATCTCCATGCTTGGTTTTGACTCTGTTTCTGTACCAGCAACGGCAGGAGCAATGACAATTACTTTAAAAGAATCGGGTGATACCGCTTTAAAAGAGGTAGTAGTTATTGGTTACGGTACTAGAAAAAAGGTAGATAATACTACTGCAATTTCTTCTATTAAAGCAGAAGATATCACAAAAACTAAAGTTATTAATGCTTCTCAAGCTATTCAAGGTAAAGCTGCTGGGGTGCAAGTAACTGCTTCAGATTTACCAGGAAGCACACCTTCTGTTGTAATTAGAGGTTTGGGTACTGCTTTAGGAGGTAGATCACCATTATATATTGTTGATGGTATGGCAACAGAAAACATCAATAATATTAATGCAAACGATATTACTTCTTACGACATCTTAAAAGATGCCTCTGCATTAGCTATTTATGGTACAAGAGCAGCAAACGGGGTTATCATTATTACCACTAAAAAAGGTAAAGGTGATAAAGTTTCTGTTGAGGTTGAAAGCTTTGGTGGTGTAAGAACACCTCTTAAAAGAGTAAAAATGGCTGGAAGTAATAAATATGCTCATTACACTAATTCAGCTTTACAATCTACAACTTACTCTCAGGATCAGCCTGTTAATACAGATTGGTTTGACGAAATTACAAGAACAGGAAGTTATACTCAAAATAACGTATCTGTTTCTGGAGCAACGGAAAGTGTAAAATACTTTTTCAGTTTAGGTAATTATTCTGAACAAGCTGTTTTAAACGGTTTAGATTTCGGACGTACTACTTTTAGAAATAACAATGAATACAAAATTTCTAAAAAACTGACATTAACTCAAAACTTCAGCTTAACGTCTACAAAATCAACTCCAAAACCTTTGTCAGCTTTTACAAATGCTTACAAACAATCTCCTGTAGTTCCAGTATTTTTTCCTGACGGAAAATACGGAGTTGCGCGTGTTGGAGACAATGGTTTTGCAAATGAAACAGGATCTGCAATTAATAACGTTGGAAATCCAGTCGCTCAACTTGATTTCTTTGACGAAGAACAACGCAGTATTACTTTACAAGGAGGTTTAAAATTAGATTATGAAATTTTACCTTCTTTAAAATTTACTTCACAATTTAATGGTGAGTACTATACTTGGAAAAATTATAATTTCAGTGATACTAAAAATATTTGGGTGGCTGCAAATCCAGATAGACAAGCAAGTGAATATGAAACATTATTTCCAAATGCTAATATAAATTCATTGACAAAAGGAAGAGAGCAATATTATAACTGGAGTTTGTCAAATTATTTGACTTACAACAAAGTATTCGCCGAAATCCATGATGTAGAAGTTACTGCAGGTATTGAAACATACGTTAAGGGAGCAAGAGAAAAATTGACAATAGTAAGAAAGAATGTGAATTCAGATTCTAATTACTGGGCTCTTAAGGATAATGAATATGCTACAAACATTGTAAGTTATAAAGATGAGGTTTTTAACGAAACTAAATTGGCTTCTTACTTAGGTCGTTTCCAATATAAATTATTAGACAGATATTTATTTACTGGAACTGTAAGACGTGACGGATCTTCAAACTTTGCAAAAGACTACCGTTGGGGAACTTTCCCTGCGCTTGGTGCTGGATGGGTAATTTCTAAAGAAAAATTCTTAGCAGATTCTAAAGGAATCAATTTATTGAAATTAAGAGGAAGCTGGGGTAAATTAGGAAATCAAAATGTACCACTTAATAGTCAAGGATATACTTCAGGACTTAATGCATATTTAGGAGGTTCTATCTTGCTTGATGGAACTACAATTACATCACAAATTGATCCAAGTTTATCTTGGGAGATTACAGAAGAATCTTCTGTAGGTTTAGATTTCGAATTCTTAAACAGCAGATTAAAAGGATCTTTTGATGTGTATGATAAAAATACAAACAATGTAATTTTAAATACTAAACCTTATTTCACATCTGGAATTACGGCTGCATCTCCTGCTCATGTTGGAGAAGTATCTAATAAAGGTTATGAGATTTCATTACGTTGGGATGATAAAATTGGAGAAAACTTTAGCTACTATATCGGTGGTAACTTTTCTAACAACAAAAACGAACTTACAGGTTTGAAAAATGTAGTATTGTCTCCAGTTATTGGTGGTGGATTAGGAAATGGTCAAGACACAAAATTATTGGATAATACTACTGTAGGTCAGCCATTAGGAAGTTTCTACATCTATGAATATGCTGGTTTTGATCCTGCAAACGGACAAATGTTATACTATAATGCGGCGGGAGATAAAGTAACTCAAGATGCATTAAGCGCTACAGCAGATAAAAAATATGTTGGTTCAAGTTTACCAAAATCTAACTATGGAGTTTCTTTAGGATTTGTTTACAAAAACTTTGATTTCTCTGTTGATGGATACGGTACTTCTGGAGCAAAAGTATACAACGGTAAAAAAGCACAACGTTTCTCTGGTGAAAACATTGAAAACTCATTGGCTACAGATTTCTGGACGTTAAACAATACAACAGCTTCAAATCCAGCACCATTTAATCAAGTGCCAGTTGCTTCTACATACTATTTAGAGTCTGGTGATTTCTTTAGAATTAACAACATTACATTAGGATACAAATTGCCATTACAATCGGACAGTTTTATTTCTGCATGTAGAATTTATGTAAATGCAATTAACCCATTTATTACACAAAAATTCTCAGGATTTTCTCCAGAGTTAAACGGAGACGGTAATCCTTATGGAACTCAAGGAGTAGAGCTGGATGCTTATCCAACTTTAAGATCATTTGTAATTGGTGCTAATTTAAAATTTTAATAATATGAAAAAGATATATATAGCAACGTTTGTATTATCATCATTGTTCTTTACAGGATGTGCAGACGACTATCTAGATGTAGATCAAACAGAATCTATTTCGACAGACGATACAGAACTGTTTAATAATGAAGCAGGGGCGGCCCAGTTTGTAACAGCAATCTACAACAAGTTTTTAAATTGGGACATGACCTCTTTCGGATGGATTGGACTTTCAAGTATCACTTCTGATGATGCTGATAAAGGTTCTTCTCCTGGAGATACTGGAACAGATAAAGATGTATTGGATGCATTAACTTATAATGCCTCTAATCCTTCTGCAGAGAGTACTTTTATTGCCAATTACGATGGAATCAACAAATGTAATCAGGCTTTAAATATGCTTCCAAAATTAGATAAAGTAGATGCATCTTTAAGAAACAGATTAGCTGGAGAAGCTAAGTTTTTAAGAGCATTTATGTATTTCACTTTGGTAAAATGTTACGGAGGTGTTCCAATTGTAGATCATTTGCCAGTTCCTGGTTCAGAAGCTGACAGAGTTATGCAGTTAACACGTAAAACTGCAGCTGAAGTTTATGCTTTTATCGAAACCGATTTAAATGATGCAATTGCAGCATTACCTGAAAAAGGAGCTTATTCTGCTAATGAAAAATCAAGAGTTACAAAAGGTGCTGCTTATGCATTATTAGCAAAAGTAAGTTTGTACCAGAAAAAATGGCAGCAAGTTGTTGATAACGCTAACAAAGTAACAGGTTATTCTCTTGTTGCTGATTACGCTTCAATGTTTAGAGCAACTGGAAAATTTGATTCTGAATCTATTTTCGAAATCTACGCGCAAGGTGCTATACCTGCAAAAGGAATCGAAGGATATTCTAATACTCAAGGTGCTCGTGGTACTGGAGGATGGGGCTGGGGCTTCAACACGCCATCTCAAAGTTTAGTAAATGCTTATGAAGCTGGAGATGTTAGAAAGGCAGCAACAATCATTTTTAGAGGTTCAACTTTATACGATGGAAGAGTTGTACCTAATACAGTTGAAAACGAAAGATACAACTATAAAGCGTATTCTTCAGCATACACAGATGCATGGGAAACAGATGTTGATATTAAGTATTTGAGATTTGCTGAAGTTTTACTAATGAAAGCTGAAGCATTAAACGAATTAGGTCAAACTGGAGAAGCTATTCCATTGTTGAATCAGATTAGAAACAGAGCAGGTTTAGGAAATACTCCAGCAGCTTCACAAGCAGATGTTAGAATTGCAATCTGGAAAGAAAGAAGAGTAGAAATGGCTTTTGAGCACGATAGATTTTTTGATTTAGTGCGTACAGGTCAAGCGAAAGCAGCTTTTGCAGTAGATGGAAAAACATTTACTGAAGGCAAAAATGAATTATTCCCTATTCCGGCAACATTCATTAAACAAGCAGACGGTTTATCAGCTCAAAACCCTGGTTACTAATTCTTAAATCTAATTAAAATGAAAAAAAATAAATCTATTTTATTACTTTCTTTAGCTTTAGCTTCGCAAATTTTTGTAAGCTGTGAGGATAGTATAGATAAAACTAACAGTCCAATTCCATACGAGTCAATTGGCGGATATGAGAATTCTGATGAAGTTGCAGCTACACATTTGGTTTCTAAATTTAGTTTCGACGGAACAATTGAAGATTCTAAAGGTGCAATTACTGGCGGAACAGGAACAAATGTTTCTTATGAAACTGGTGTAAAAGGTACTGCTTATAAAGGCTCTACAACTTCTTTTATTGCTTACAATAATGTTGCAAATTCTATTGTAAACTTAAAGAATATTACTGTTTCTATGTGGATCAAAACTGATCCGCATACAGGAGGAGCACAGTCATTGTATATGCTTCCAAAGAAAACAGATTTCTGGGGTAATATTTTTACTCTTATTGAAGGAACAGGTCCAGCAACAACAATGCTGATGAAAAATCACATTCAAAGAGACGTTACACCAAGTATTCCGTGGGCGGGTCAATTTATTGAACATGGAGGCACAAACGTTTTACCAAATATGTTTGGTGCTTGGAAACATGTAGTTTGGTCATACAACGGAACAAGTTCTACTTATAGTTTGTATGTTGATGGTCAAAAACTAGTTTTGCCAACTTC encodes the following:
- a CDS encoding acetate/propionate family kinase — protein: MKILIINSGSSSIKYQLMVMPENEVICSGMIDRIGLETSNVTFKTATASREETLPIPNHKVGLQKVANMLLDPEKGVIKSTSEITAVGHRVVHGGSDFSDTVKIDDKVKAKIKQLFELAPLHNPANLEGINVAEEIFSSAEQIAVFDTAFHQTMPEVAYKYAIPNYLLTENKVRVYGFHGTSHKYVSEKAIGYLEKNSRIITIHLGNGCSMAAIKNGKCIDTSMGFSPSNGLIMGTRAGDIDQSVVFYMIKNLGYTPDEVNAVLLKQSGMLGLTGYSDLRDIEAEAEKGNKDCQLALYMNAYRIRKTIGAYAAALNGLDAIVFTAGIGENSSYMRNLICTDMDYFGIEIDKEKNQIRSKELREINSINAIVKVLVVPTDEEYEIANQVYQLLEN
- a CDS encoding helix-turn-helix and ligand-binding sensor domain-containing protein, translating into MKSILLKSVFFFFIALQLQAQELLPFVENYSKSDYQGDNQIWNVVQGKDDAMYFANNHYLLRYDGVKWEKYTLPNKTIIRSILIEGDKIYSGSYKEFGYWYRKDGTMHYVSITKNLRLFDEKDNEEIWKIFRFNGSLYFQSFNDVFIYNGKSIEKIKFPFLISYCFAVDQNLYVASVQDGIFKMKDKYIANPKGWDVLKKTVVHAIEKYQNKTYIFTQKKGVFVVDQNGLKSWDNPINEMLKSATINVAKFIKGEKLIIGTGNRGIIILDLKTNSYKNIERDNVLMNNSVLSLGFDKENDLWVGLDNGIAHVEVNSPISFFYDNSGILGSVYAVATINKGYLIASNHGIFEYSAGKFNMMSNTQGQGWNISLIDGKYIIGHNDGTFSYENNTLTKINGVSGGWNMSKSSINNTYFQSTYSGILVYDNPSNLSQYKVIKDLAKPIKYVAQNKKNEIWAADNYRGLYRVLLDDNYNTLKVENVTQQSKIKNDFGIKIFEFRKEILFLINNVWYTYNSISNKLEENDLFNASFKNVTDIVSIDEDHFMVLQNGILYHIYAEGNKFIWNIIQEKYYKGKLINENLRIFKTANDYLFNLDDGFISLKLQYENKQNSKVELEAFSNDVLIPNESKIKFNTELKINVISGIYGASKPNLFYKLDKSREFVPISDGLIILNNLSSGYHSVEIFKHDGATYDKVLSYKFRVAEPWYFSFWMILLYLLIIGAVLFFYYKWNKLRYMQKLKLQAEELKHQREILEMELKKENELNIQEYEKHILELELQTKSSEVAGKSLSIAKQTEMIDKIQTILETEKDFSKLKNEIKKAIKINEVNKHEWEIFETNLNQIHNEFIINLSKKYPHLTPKDIKLCVYLKMNLSSKEIAPMMNISFRGVELHRYRLRKKLNLTQDENLSKFLLTL
- a CDS encoding SusC/RagA family TonB-linked outer membrane protein, encoding MKNFIFSFLALLLLPTYMMGQAQAIKGKVLDSSGMGVPGAIISASESRTSADADFDGNFTINAKVGETLKISMLGFDSVSVPATAGAMTITLKESGDTALKEVVVIGYGTRKKVDNTTAISSIKAEDITKTKVINASQAIQGKAAGVQVTASDLPGSTPSVVIRGLGTALGGRSPLYIVDGMATENINNINANDITSYDILKDASALAIYGTRAANGVIIITTKKGKGDKVSVEVESFGGVRTPLKRVKMAGSNKYAHYTNSALQSTTYSQDQPVNTDWFDEITRTGSYTQNNVSVSGATESVKYFFSLGNYSEQAVLNGLDFGRTTFRNNNEYKISKKLTLTQNFSLTSTKSTPKPLSAFTNAYKQSPVVPVFFPDGKYGVARVGDNGFANETGSAINNVGNPVAQLDFFDEEQRSITLQGGLKLDYEILPSLKFTSQFNGEYYTWKNYNFSDTKNIWVAANPDRQASEYETLFPNANINSLTKGREQYYNWSLSNYLTYNKVFAEIHDVEVTAGIETYVKGAREKLTIVRKNVNSDSNYWALKDNEYATNIVSYKDEVFNETKLASYLGRFQYKLLDRYLFTGTVRRDGSSNFAKDYRWGTFPALGAGWVISKEKFLADSKGINLLKLRGSWGKLGNQNVPLNSQGYTSGLNAYLGGSILLDGTTITSQIDPSLSWEITEESSVGLDFEFLNSRLKGSFDVYDKNTNNVILNTKPYFTSGITAASPAHVGEVSNKGYEISLRWDDKIGENFSYYIGGNFSNNKNELTGLKNVVLSPVIGGGLGNGQDTKLLDNTTVGQPLGSFYIYEYAGFDPANGQMLYYNAAGDKVTQDALSATADKKYVGSSLPKSNYGVSLGFVYKNFDFSVDGYGTSGAKVYNGKKAQRFSGENIENSLATDFWTLNNTTASNPAPFNQVPVASTYYLESGDFFRINNITLGYKLPLQSDSFISACRIYVNAINPFITQKFSGFSPELNGDGNPYGTQGVELDAYPTLRSFVIGANLKF
- a CDS encoding RagB/SusD family nutrient uptake outer membrane protein encodes the protein MKKIYIATFVLSSLFFTGCADDYLDVDQTESISTDDTELFNNEAGAAQFVTAIYNKFLNWDMTSFGWIGLSSITSDDADKGSSPGDTGTDKDVLDALTYNASNPSAESTFIANYDGINKCNQALNMLPKLDKVDASLRNRLAGEAKFLRAFMYFTLVKCYGGVPIVDHLPVPGSEADRVMQLTRKTAAEVYAFIETDLNDAIAALPEKGAYSANEKSRVTKGAAYALLAKVSLYQKKWQQVVDNANKVTGYSLVADYASMFRATGKFDSESIFEIYAQGAIPAKGIEGYSNTQGARGTGGWGWGFNTPSQSLVNAYEAGDVRKAATIIFRGSTLYDGRVVPNTVENERYNYKAYSSAYTDAWETDVDIKYLRFAEVLLMKAEALNELGQTGEAIPLLNQIRNRAGLGNTPAASQADVRIAIWKERRVEMAFEHDRFFDLVRTGQAKAAFAVDGKTFTEGKNELFPIPATFIKQADGLSAQNPGY
- a CDS encoding LamG domain-containing protein; this encodes MKKNKSILLLSLALASQIFVSCEDSIDKTNSPIPYESIGGYENSDEVAATHLVSKFSFDGTIEDSKGAITGGTGTNVSYETGVKGTAYKGSTTSFIAYNNVANSIVNLKNITVSMWIKTDPHTGGAQSLYMLPKKTDFWGNIFTLIEGTGPATTMLMKNHIQRDVTPSIPWAGQFIEHGGTNVLPNMFGAWKHVVWSYNGTSSTYSLYVDGQKLVLPTSISKRNASDPATGGGPLGELASSEVSKFIIGGYQQHLGAPWGNPDGWMLHYTGLMDEFRIYDSALTDPEVTALYKLEKDKR